In one Fodinicola acaciae genomic region, the following are encoded:
- a CDS encoding lanthionine synthetase C family protein yields MTSIVESIAASLADPDRVRSIASASRNAMVLPGRRVSPWRSAALSDGFPSLALLHAELGQHDLTHEYLSAALASDAPPALGLYNGIASLAFAAHAASTVFGGYDTLLTELDHAIVSQLRARVRHDRERLAAGQPLGSWDAYDVISGASGVARLLLARYEATQDDNIRDAVTDVISLFVAAACGGDKAWWVDTYAYIGQEGPPGHLNLGLAHGIAGPLALLAICWRRGVKVDRQQEAMGHIVDLLAKWQQDDDRGPFWPSWIRAGEGPPVNRSREVWCYGCGGVGRALHLAGKALERPKLAELGESAMQSALTVAGAGIGDFALCHGWSGLLQIANRMAWDTNAATYQCAADRIAATIRSGFRDDHAFGFRYTHPAAPAGTDRAGFLEGAAGIALALHEHATGRPSATGWDAALMLT; encoded by the coding sequence ATGACCTCCATCGTCGAGTCGATCGCTGCCAGCCTCGCCGATCCCGACCGCGTACGCTCGATCGCCTCGGCGTCGCGAAACGCGATGGTGTTGCCTGGGCGACGCGTCTCGCCGTGGCGGTCGGCCGCATTGTCCGACGGTTTTCCGTCACTGGCGCTGCTCCATGCCGAGCTTGGTCAGCACGACCTGACACACGAATATCTCAGCGCAGCGCTCGCCTCGGACGCACCACCGGCCCTGGGTCTCTACAACGGCATCGCCTCACTCGCTTTCGCGGCGCACGCGGCCAGCACGGTTTTCGGTGGCTACGACACGCTTCTGACTGAGCTGGACCACGCGATCGTGTCGCAGTTACGCGCACGCGTACGTCATGACCGCGAGCGTCTCGCGGCCGGTCAGCCGCTCGGGAGCTGGGACGCGTACGACGTCATCTCCGGAGCCTCCGGTGTCGCACGGCTCCTGTTGGCCCGATACGAGGCCACGCAAGACGACAACATTCGCGACGCGGTTACGGATGTCATCTCGCTTTTCGTCGCGGCCGCGTGTGGCGGCGATAAAGCGTGGTGGGTCGACACGTACGCCTACATCGGCCAGGAAGGCCCGCCTGGACACCTCAATCTCGGTCTGGCGCACGGCATTGCCGGTCCTCTCGCGCTGCTGGCGATCTGCTGGCGACGAGGTGTAAAAGTCGACCGGCAGCAGGAGGCGATGGGACACATCGTTGACCTGCTTGCGAAATGGCAACAGGACGACGACCGTGGCCCGTTCTGGCCGAGCTGGATCCGCGCCGGCGAGGGACCACCGGTCAACAGGTCGCGGGAGGTGTGGTGTTACGGCTGCGGCGGCGTCGGACGGGCGCTCCATCTGGCCGGAAAGGCCCTCGAAAGGCCAAAACTGGCTGAGCTTGGCGAGTCGGCCATGCAGAGCGCGCTCACCGTCGCCGGTGCCGGCATCGGCGATTTCGCGCTGTGCCACGGCTGGTCCGGCCTTCTGCAGATCGCCAACCGGATGGCCTGGGACACCAATGCGGCCACGTACCAATGCGCCGCCGACCGTATCGCGGCGACCATCCGGTCCGGATTTCGCGACGACCACGCGTTTGGCTTTCGCTACACGCATCCGGCCGCCCCTGCCGGGACCGACCGTGCCGGTTTCCTGGAAGGTGCGGCCGGAATCGCGCTGGCCCTGCACGAGCACGCGACCGGTCGCCCGTCCGCGACCGGCTGGGATGCCGCGCTTATGTTGACCTGA
- the sigJ gene encoding RNA polymerase sigma factor SigJ: MSEHADRFTVLRPLLFTIAYEILGSVTESDDVLQDSYLRWAEVDLATVRDTKSYLARLVTRQALNALRTSARRREVYVGSWLPEPLLLEHDASADVVLAESVSMAMLVLLETLSPDERAVFVLREVFGFDYEDIASAVGKSVPTVRQVAHRAREHVRARRRRFTPVDTAKTARITQRFMTAATTGDVDGLLALLAPQATWTADSGGKTRASRLPVVGAEKVAAILANVFRPERLENPRIETLNCNNSPAIAYYDGSQLHGVFLIEITDEKITNLYAIRNPDKLRAVTAPRQVSR, translated from the coding sequence ATGAGCGAGCACGCCGACCGGTTCACCGTGCTGCGGCCGCTACTTTTCACCATTGCCTACGAAATCCTCGGCTCGGTCACCGAATCCGACGACGTGCTCCAGGACAGCTATCTGCGCTGGGCCGAGGTGGATCTCGCGACCGTACGCGACACCAAGTCGTATTTGGCGCGGCTGGTGACGCGGCAGGCGCTCAACGCCTTACGCACCAGTGCTCGCCGGCGCGAGGTTTACGTTGGATCGTGGCTGCCGGAGCCGTTGTTGCTGGAGCACGACGCCTCGGCCGACGTGGTGCTCGCCGAGTCGGTGTCGATGGCGATGCTCGTACTCCTGGAAACGCTTTCGCCTGACGAGCGAGCGGTGTTCGTGCTGCGCGAGGTCTTCGGGTTCGATTACGAAGACATCGCCTCGGCGGTAGGAAAATCCGTGCCGACCGTGCGCCAGGTGGCGCATCGCGCTCGCGAGCACGTACGAGCGCGGCGCCGGCGTTTCACACCGGTCGACACGGCGAAGACCGCCCGGATCACCCAGCGGTTCATGACCGCCGCGACCACCGGTGACGTGGACGGGCTGCTCGCACTTCTCGCGCCGCAGGCCACCTGGACTGCCGACAGCGGCGGTAAAACCCGGGCGTCGCGACTGCCGGTCGTCGGCGCCGAGAAGGTGGCCGCGATCCTGGCGAACGTGTTTCGTCCGGAGCGGCTGGAAAATCCGCGGATCGAGACGCTCAACTGCAACAACTCGCCGGCGATCGCCTACTACGACGGAAGCCAGCTGCACGGCGTCTTCCTGATCGAGATCACCGACGAGAAAATTACCAATCTCTATGCGATCCGTAACCCCGACAAGCTTCGTGCGGTGACGGCGCCACGCCAGGTCAGCCGTTGA
- a CDS encoding peptidase inhibitor family I36 protein, giving the protein MKRTPLLVVLAAIVGLTMTVAAMPASAATTAGTRTAPLTAITAGKQVKPGVYQGIYQGDARTQATFCTINYICLFQNPNANAVRGAYLAFQYQVPATQLEDLANVSCPPDTGCSNNDLNDDMSSFTNASPIQWCWMPDAHWQGTPRTMPPTGADHFINVAPADDNQASSAASCY; this is encoded by the coding sequence GTGAAGCGAACACCTCTGCTCGTGGTCTTGGCCGCCATCGTCGGCCTGACCATGACGGTGGCGGCGATGCCGGCCAGCGCCGCCACCACCGCCGGCACCAGGACCGCGCCGTTGACCGCGATCACCGCCGGCAAGCAGGTGAAACCGGGCGTCTACCAGGGCATCTACCAGGGTGACGCGCGTACGCAGGCGACTTTCTGTACGATCAACTACATCTGCCTGTTCCAGAACCCCAACGCAAACGCTGTTCGCGGCGCGTATCTCGCCTTCCAGTACCAGGTGCCGGCGACCCAGCTGGAGGACCTGGCCAACGTGTCGTGTCCGCCAGACACCGGATGCAGCAACAACGACCTCAACGACGACATGTCCTCGTTCACCAACGCGTCGCCGATCCAGTGGTGCTGGATGCCGGACGCGCACTGGCAGGGCACTCCGCGTACGATGCCGCCGACCGGCGCGGACCACTTCATCAACGTCGCGCCGGCCGACGACAACCAGGCCAGCTCGGCCGCCTCCTGTTACTGA
- a CDS encoding lantibiotic dehydratase, which yields MPELVFVRLARLGVHRAVETRVDDDPQLARDLLGKWSADPVIREAVEVASPALGQLLDKIDSGAPVSAKKLHRALLSMTKYVLRMATRSTPFGTLAGVTFAEVAATGEAKVGDDHRRVAGPDMAWLETVIQKCQRDRAVLANLRVVTNNLCLTRGNRLVNPYPPQEDPDGITREVSVRLTSALRDVLALARRPVRVADLVARLTDSYPAYENTRIYAMVDQLVNAGFLVTDLRPPLVGADPLAHIAARINDRRVTDFATAVAAYQNASPEDAVAAYRKANEVATGDGQAIRVDLRFDARIRIPQIVLAEAYEAVSALDRASPPLTEPAHLAEFRVRLMEKYGRNTLVPLLDALDTERGIGPPPIYRDPAAKTPSPPHDPRTPHLARWVQEATLDGSREIALTPQRLASWESPVPSGRPAREMAFHLMADSMPAVDAGRFRLMLVPSIASGIRGASLGRLLHLFDDAFTAGDEHAAQLDFVVTKPKLTNVAMQPRLLPRLIPIGTFHDPDASGIVSPANLALYANEDRLGLVGLSDGREIRPVTYSMLNPTLGTNDVGRLLRELGREEERCAYDWHWGRLSALPFLPRVTYGRTVLTAARWVPPEELADRTLSPADWDRKMTGWQRRFDLPDVLQLSFADNRVEVDLASGLHRRLVQAELARGLSCVFTESPHTTPEATGWLSGHASEIVLQVPREGEPRRQPAVPRTRASTACHRLGGPWLYVKIYAAASRHNSLLTGPVRQLVADLPDGVDRWFFIRYRDPDDHLRLRFHASDPRVRTAVEAAVFAMCGQLRDDDLASRVVVEEYAPEVARYGDGAALTAAERVFHADSELVLTQLTTRHDLPPTLVAALDVVYMMQALRGDAWRDALLSMFKREPETPDFRRFRSKLPAMADTQPPALARRGEALCAYAALVDTDDHPDAFGGLLHMHHNRAIGIDPHSESASYAAARNLAQSLVNRERARQ from the coding sequence GTGCCGGAGCTTGTCTTCGTACGCCTCGCACGACTCGGCGTTCACCGGGCGGTCGAGACGCGTGTCGACGACGATCCCCAGCTCGCTCGCGACCTGCTCGGGAAATGGTCGGCGGATCCGGTGATCCGCGAGGCCGTGGAGGTCGCCAGTCCGGCATTGGGACAGTTGCTCGACAAAATCGACAGCGGCGCGCCGGTCAGCGCCAAGAAGCTGCATCGGGCGCTGCTGTCGATGACGAAGTACGTCCTGCGGATGGCCACCAGGTCGACACCGTTCGGTACGCTCGCCGGAGTCACGTTCGCCGAGGTGGCCGCGACCGGCGAGGCCAAGGTCGGGGACGATCACCGGCGGGTCGCCGGCCCGGACATGGCCTGGCTGGAAACAGTCATCCAGAAATGTCAACGCGACCGGGCGGTGCTCGCGAATCTGCGTGTGGTCACCAACAATCTGTGTCTGACCCGCGGAAATCGCCTGGTCAATCCATATCCACCGCAGGAAGATCCGGACGGGATCACCCGTGAGGTCTCGGTCCGGTTGACGTCGGCGCTGCGGGACGTTCTCGCGCTGGCGCGGCGTCCGGTGCGGGTCGCGGATCTCGTCGCGCGGTTGACCGATTCCTATCCGGCGTACGAAAACACGCGCATCTACGCGATGGTCGACCAGCTCGTCAATGCCGGCTTCCTCGTCACGGACCTGCGACCGCCGTTGGTCGGCGCCGATCCTCTCGCGCACATAGCCGCGCGCATCAACGATCGCCGCGTCACCGATTTTGCGACGGCTGTCGCCGCCTATCAGAATGCTTCGCCCGAAGACGCCGTCGCGGCTTACCGAAAGGCCAACGAGGTCGCCACGGGTGACGGCCAGGCCATACGCGTCGACCTGCGTTTCGACGCGCGGATCAGGATCCCGCAGATCGTGCTGGCCGAGGCGTACGAGGCGGTGTCCGCATTGGACAGAGCCTCGCCGCCGCTGACCGAGCCCGCACACCTGGCCGAGTTTCGCGTGCGGCTGATGGAAAAATACGGACGCAACACGCTCGTACCGCTCTTGGACGCGCTGGACACCGAGCGTGGCATCGGACCGCCACCGATCTATCGCGACCCCGCCGCCAAGACACCATCACCTCCGCACGATCCCCGCACACCGCACCTCGCCAGGTGGGTGCAGGAGGCCACGCTGGACGGCTCGCGCGAGATCGCATTGACGCCCCAACGTCTTGCCTCATGGGAAAGCCCAGTGCCCTCCGGCCGGCCTGCCCGCGAGATGGCGTTCCATCTGATGGCCGACTCGATGCCAGCCGTCGACGCCGGACGGTTTCGGCTGATGCTCGTGCCGTCGATCGCCAGCGGCATCCGCGGCGCGAGCCTCGGTCGTCTCCTGCACCTGTTCGACGACGCGTTCACCGCCGGCGACGAGCATGCGGCGCAGCTGGATTTCGTCGTTACGAAACCGAAACTCACCAATGTGGCGATGCAGCCGCGACTACTGCCGCGGCTGATCCCGATCGGCACGTTCCACGATCCGGACGCCTCCGGCATCGTCTCGCCTGCCAACTTGGCCTTGTACGCCAACGAAGACCGCCTCGGCCTGGTCGGTCTGTCCGACGGCCGCGAGATTCGTCCGGTCACGTACTCGATGCTCAACCCGACCCTTGGCACCAACGACGTCGGACGGCTGCTGCGAGAGCTGGGTCGCGAAGAAGAGCGCTGCGCGTACGACTGGCATTGGGGACGCCTGTCGGCGTTGCCGTTCCTGCCACGCGTCACCTATGGGCGTACGGTGTTGACCGCGGCACGATGGGTCCCGCCGGAGGAACTGGCCGACAGGACCCTCTCCCCCGCTGACTGGGACCGGAAAATGACCGGCTGGCAACGCCGTTTCGACCTGCCGGACGTCCTGCAGCTGAGTTTTGCCGACAACCGCGTCGAAGTCGACCTCGCCAGCGGTCTGCATCGCCGTCTCGTCCAGGCCGAGCTGGCGCGCGGGCTGTCGTGTGTCTTCACCGAGTCGCCGCACACGACGCCGGAAGCCACCGGATGGTTGTCGGGTCATGCCAGCGAAATCGTGCTCCAGGTGCCGCGCGAGGGCGAACCACGGCGACAGCCGGCAGTGCCACGTACGCGAGCGTCGACAGCCTGCCATCGCCTCGGCGGCCCTTGGCTGTATGTGAAAATCTACGCCGCGGCGAGCCGTCACAACAGTCTCCTGACCGGACCGGTTCGTCAGTTGGTCGCCGACCTGCCTGACGGTGTCGATCGCTGGTTTTTCATCCGTTATCGAGATCCGGACGATCATCTGCGATTGCGCTTCCACGCCAGCGATCCGCGCGTACGCACGGCCGTCGAGGCCGCGGTTTTCGCGATGTGCGGCCAACTTCGCGACGACGACCTGGCCAGCCGTGTCGTTGTCGAGGAATACGCACCAGAAGTCGCACGCTACGGTGACGGCGCCGCACTCACGGCCGCGGAACGCGTTTTCCATGCGGACAGCGAACTCGTCCTGACGCAGCTGACCACGCGTCACGACCTGCCGCCGACACTGGTTGCCGCGTTGGACGTTGTGTACATGATGCAAGCACTGCGCGGAGATGCCTGGCGCGACGCGTTGTTGTCCATGTTCAAACGCGAACCGGAGACGCCGGATTTCCGCAGGTTTCGGAGCAAGCTGCCGGCGATGGCCGACACTCAGCCGCCGGCTCTGGCTCGTCGTGGCGAGGCTTTGTGCGCGTACGCGGCACTCGTCGACACGGACGACCACCCAGACGCATTCGGCGGATTGCTGCACATGCACCATAATCGCGCGATCGGCATCGACCCTCACTCGGAAAGCGCCAGCTATGCCGCCGCGCGGAACCTGGCGCAGAGCCTGGTCAACCGCGAACGCGCGAGGCAATGA
- a CDS encoding lanthionine synthetase LanC family protein: MTDVRAAAYDIACAVAERLSDPAIVAAVATASWSACAAARPSEWRAAWLSDGHPGIAVFLAEMAHVDPRWLPAARAHLAAAATHLGPFARLPSLHIGMAGIGFAATAVSRSNADCAAMIAYCDRAVRSGRINTADTTDFDVIKGTAGVTRYLLHRADPGVRAHVRALIRHAQPKKIDGCAVPGWLLPGNALTLSRNDRDEVTTGLDLGLAHGIAGSLACLAIAADNGVDEAGLVEAIDTIATWLAGWYGRSATGNWPMAVRLEEEIAGGPADSPDRAAWCYGTPGIAAALHLAAAAVDRPEWSALAATALDKLCANSADLAPVDGTGLCHGWAGLLHIVRLVDNGPVADELASRIVESYDDQESFGFRYDGTHGRAPRDIPGLLGGAAGTAAALLAYATGEPPRTGWDKALLLR, encoded by the coding sequence ATGACCGACGTCCGGGCGGCCGCGTACGACATCGCCTGCGCGGTTGCCGAGCGGCTCAGCGATCCGGCCATCGTCGCCGCCGTCGCCACGGCCTCGTGGTCGGCGTGCGCGGCGGCCAGGCCGAGCGAGTGGCGGGCGGCCTGGCTGAGCGACGGCCATCCCGGCATCGCGGTTTTCCTTGCCGAGATGGCTCATGTCGATCCTCGATGGCTGCCGGCCGCGCGCGCTCATCTCGCCGCGGCGGCCACACACCTCGGTCCGTTCGCGCGGCTGCCGAGCCTGCACATCGGCATGGCCGGCATAGGTTTCGCGGCGACCGCTGTCTCCAGATCCAACGCCGACTGTGCCGCCATGATCGCCTACTGCGACCGTGCCGTGCGATCCGGTCGCATCAACACTGCGGACACGACGGATTTCGATGTCATCAAAGGCACCGCTGGCGTGACGCGCTACCTGTTGCATCGCGCCGATCCGGGCGTACGCGCTCACGTGCGCGCACTTATCCGCCATGCTCAGCCAAAAAAGATCGACGGTTGCGCGGTCCCCGGCTGGCTTCTGCCTGGCAATGCACTCACCCTGAGCCGCAACGACCGCGATGAGGTGACCACCGGCCTCGATCTGGGTCTCGCGCACGGCATCGCCGGATCGTTGGCCTGCCTGGCCATCGCCGCCGACAACGGCGTCGACGAAGCCGGCCTCGTCGAGGCGATCGACACGATCGCGACCTGGCTGGCCGGCTGGTATGGCCGATCCGCGACCGGAAACTGGCCGATGGCCGTACGCCTTGAGGAGGAAATCGCCGGCGGACCGGCCGATTCACCGGACCGGGCCGCCTGGTGTTACGGGACACCCGGCATCGCGGCAGCTCTCCACCTCGCCGCCGCTGCCGTCGATCGGCCGGAATGGTCGGCGCTCGCGGCGACCGCTTTGGACAAGCTGTGTGCCAACTCCGCGGACCTGGCGCCGGTCGACGGCACCGGACTGTGCCACGGCTGGGCCGGCCTGCTGCACATCGTACGGCTGGTCGACAATGGTCCGGTCGCCGACGAGCTGGCCAGCCGCATTGTGGAATCCTATGACGACCAAGAAAGTTTCGGCTTTCGCTATGACGGCACACACGGACGTGCGCCGCGCGACATTCCAGGCCTGCTCGGCGGCGCCGCCGGCACGGCCGCCGCACTGCTCGCGTACGCCACCGGCGAGCCGCCGCGTACCGGCTGGGACAAGGCACTGCTGTTGCGATGA
- a CDS encoding NAD(P)/FAD-dependent oxidoreductase yields the protein MTKQGAVHKVVVIGGGYAGTLAANRLRVRADVDITLVNPRPAFVERVRLHQFVARTGAATIDFNTLLGNGIRLVVDTAVRIDAAARTVRLASGRTLEYDYVIYAVGSTARIPLSVPGAAEFALPIGEFEYARQLRDRLAALPVDAPLVVVGGGLTGIETAAELAEQGRAVTLICGGNLAPTFGAPGRGYIARWLARHDVTVLETSEVTEVRPEAVALSDGSARTSALTIWTAGFGVPELAAASGLRTDALGRLITDETLTSLDDSRVIAAGDAAAPSGRPLRMSTYAATPLGARAADTVLSRLSGTDPAVIDLAFSGACVSLGRRAGIRQLAGRDDIAVNFFVGGRLGAAIKELTCRFVVSKRLRLEARKPGSMRWPTGGPRLADPTVMMP from the coding sequence ATGACGAAACAAGGCGCAGTTCACAAGGTCGTGGTCATCGGCGGCGGTTACGCCGGCACGCTCGCCGCCAACCGTCTGCGCGTACGGGCGGATGTCGACATCACGCTGGTCAATCCGCGGCCGGCGTTCGTCGAACGCGTTCGGCTGCATCAGTTCGTGGCGCGCACCGGCGCCGCGACCATCGACTTCAACACGTTGCTCGGCAACGGAATTCGGCTGGTGGTCGACACAGCCGTCCGCATCGACGCGGCCGCTCGTACGGTGCGGCTCGCTTCCGGCCGTACGCTGGAATACGACTATGTCATCTATGCCGTCGGCAGCACCGCGCGGATCCCGCTGTCGGTGCCTGGTGCCGCTGAGTTTGCCTTGCCAATTGGTGAGTTCGAGTACGCGCGACAACTGCGCGACAGACTCGCGGCGTTGCCAGTCGATGCTCCGCTCGTCGTGGTCGGTGGCGGACTGACCGGCATCGAGACGGCCGCTGAGCTTGCCGAGCAGGGACGCGCGGTCACCCTGATATGCGGCGGAAATCTGGCGCCGACCTTCGGCGCACCCGGCCGCGGATACATCGCCAGGTGGCTGGCCAGGCACGATGTCACCGTGTTGGAGACCAGCGAGGTGACCGAGGTCCGGCCGGAGGCGGTCGCCCTGTCCGACGGATCGGCGCGTACGAGCGCATTGACCATCTGGACGGCCGGTTTCGGTGTGCCTGAGCTGGCGGCGGCGAGCGGACTGCGCACCGACGCGCTCGGCCGGCTGATCACCGACGAGACACTGACCAGCCTCGACGACAGCCGGGTGATCGCCGCCGGCGACGCCGCCGCACCGTCCGGCAGGCCACTGCGGATGAGCACGTACGCTGCCACACCGCTCGGCGCCCGGGCCGCCGACACCGTGCTGAGCCGCCTTTCCGGCACCGATCCGGCGGTGATCGATCTGGCTTTTTCCGGCGCCTGCGTCAGCCTCGGGCGCCGCGCTGGCATCCGGCAACTGGCCGGCCGAGACGACATCGCGGTCAATTTCTTCGTCGGTGGCCGGCTCGGAGCCGCGATCAAAGAGCTGACCTGTCGTTTCGTGGTGTCCAAACGGCTTCGCCTGGAGGCACGCAAACCGGGCTCGATGCGCTGGCCGACCGGCGGACCGCGGCTGGCCGACCCGACGGTCATGATGCCATGA
- a CDS encoding DNA alkylation repair protein has product MAELTSLADARSREVNEKHGDDHAVNLSRLRALAKRLKTQQELARELWRTGDSAARLLATLICRPKAFDRTELDTMLREARTPKVHDWLVNYVVKKSPHAEDLRTAWSADPDPVVASAGWALTTERVAKKPDGLDLPALLDEIEAKMKRAPDRLQWSMNNCLAQIGIEHADLRGRAIDIGERLQVLKDYPTPPNCTSPYAPVWIAEMVRRQG; this is encoded by the coding sequence ATGGCCGAGCTGACCTCGCTCGCAGACGCGCGCAGCCGCGAGGTGAATGAGAAACACGGTGACGACCACGCCGTCAACCTGAGCAGACTGCGCGCGCTCGCGAAGCGACTGAAAACGCAGCAGGAACTCGCGCGCGAGTTGTGGCGGACCGGCGACTCCGCCGCGCGCCTGCTGGCGACGCTGATCTGTCGCCCCAAAGCCTTTGACCGCACCGAACTGGACACCATGTTACGCGAGGCGCGTACGCCGAAGGTGCACGACTGGCTGGTGAATTACGTGGTGAAGAAAAGTCCGCACGCCGAGGACCTGCGGACCGCCTGGTCGGCCGATCCGGATCCGGTGGTCGCGAGCGCCGGCTGGGCGCTGACCACCGAACGCGTCGCGAAGAAACCGGACGGCCTGGATTTGCCGGCATTGCTCGACGAGATCGAGGCGAAGATGAAACGCGCACCGGACAGGCTGCAATGGTCCATGAACAACTGCCTCGCGCAGATCGGCATCGAGCACGCCGACCTGCGCGGTCGCGCGATCGACATCGGCGAGCGGCTGCAGGTGCTCAAGGACTATCCGACACCACCAAACTGCACGTCACCGTATGCGCCGGTGTGGATCGCCGAAATGGTACGCCGGCAGGGATAG